Proteins encoded by one window of Cucurbita pepo subsp. pepo cultivar mu-cu-16 chromosome LG14, ASM280686v2, whole genome shotgun sequence:
- the LOC111810615 gene encoding protein SHI RELATED SEQUENCE 1-like, whose amino-acid sequence MAGFFPLGGGGGGSSGGEIIHPTDGLLWYKNYESFETEQQQQGGEGFVYSGENSPARSSLVMVRSGGEGGGKVISCQDCGNQAKKDCVHMRCRTCCKSRGFLCETHVKSTWVPASKRRERLIRTTGGDSKRPRDTHAASSGFEIGNFPPEVNSTAVFRCVRMTTLDEPTGTDQYAYQTAVNIGGHIFKGILYDHGPDQQQPPISASPDGGALLITTAESAALLDPPPSYPAPLTSYIPAGTQFFQPPTS is encoded by the exons ATGGCCGGTTTTTTCCCActaggcggcggcggcggcggtagCAGCGGCGGTGAGATTATTCATCCAACCGACGGATTACTTTGGTACAAGAATTATGAGAGCTTCGAAACAGAACAACAGCAACAAGGTGGAGAAGGGTTTGTTTACTCCGGCGAAAATTCGCCGGCGAGATCGTCGTTGGTGATGGTGAGATCCGGCGGAGAAGGCGGAGGGAAGGTTATTAGCTGCCAAGATTGTGGGAATCAAGCGAAAAAAGATTGCGTTCATATGCGATGTAGAACTTGTTGTAAAAGCCGTGGGTTTTTGTGTGAAACCCATGTTAAAAGTACTTGGGTACCCGCTTCCAAACGCCGTGAGCGGCTGATCCGTACTACCGGCGGTGACTCCAAACGCCCTAGAGACACCCACGCCGCTTCTTCCG ggtttgaaaTAGGGAATTTCCCGCCGGAAGTAAACTCCACGGCGGTGTTCCGATGCGTACGGATGACAACATTAGACGAACCCACCGGCACCGATCAATATGCTTATCAAACCGCCGTCAACATCGGTGGCCATATCTTCAAGGGCATTCTCTACGACCACGGCCCTGATCAACAACAACCACCCATCTCCGCCTCCCCGGATGGCGGAGCCCTCCTCATCACCACCGCCGAGTCCGCCGCACTGCTGGATCCTCCGCCGTCATACCCAGCTCCACTGACCAGCTACATCCCAGCCGGTACGCAATTTTTTCAACCCCCGACATCTTAG